One region of Arvicola amphibius chromosome 3, mArvAmp1.2, whole genome shotgun sequence genomic DNA includes:
- the Pts gene encoding 6-pyruvoyl tetrahydrobiopterin synthase isoform X3, translating to MVMNLTDLKEYMEEAIMKPLDHKNLDLDVPYFADVVSTTENVAVYIWENLQQLLPRGILYKVKVYETDNNIVVYKGE from the exons ATGGTTATGAATTTGACTGACCTCAAAGAATACATGGAG GAGGCCATCATGAAGCCCCTTGACCACAAGAACCTGGACCTGGATGTGCCGTACTTTGCAGATGTTGTGAG caCGACAGAAAATGTAGCTGTCTATATCTGGGAAAACCTCCAGCAACTTCTTCCTAGAGGAATTCTTTATAAAGTAAAAGTGTATGAGACTGACAACAACATTGTAGTATATAAAGGAGAATAG
- the Pts gene encoding 6-pyruvoyl tetrahydrobiopterin synthase isoform X1: protein MSASGGEGRPCTAQPRRAGLASAGEAGSAGCSGVSGLKTMSAAGGLRRRARLSRLVSFSASHRLHSPSLSDEENLKVFGKCNNPNGHGHNYKVVVTVHGEIDPVTGMVMNLTDLKEYMEEAIMKPLDHKNLDLDVPYFADVVSTTENVAVYIWENLQQLLPRGILYKVKVYETDNNIVVYKGE from the exons ATGAGCGCTTCCGGCGGGGAGGGCCGACCTTGCACTGCGCAGCCGCGGAGGGCGGGACTGGCCTCGGCCGGGGAAGCCGGAAGCGCAGGTTGCTCCGGGGTCTCGGGCCTGAAGACCATGAGTGCGGCTGGCGGCCTTCGTCGCCGCGCGCGACTGTCACGCCTCGTGTCCTTCAGTGCGAGCCACCGGCTGCACAG CCCGTCTCTGAGCGATGAAGAGAACTTGAAAGTATTTGGGAAATGCAACAATCCCAATGGCCACGGGCACAACTATAAAG TTGTGGTGACAGTACATGGAGAG ATCGATCCCGTTACAGGAATGGTTATGAATTTGACTGACCTCAAAGAATACATGGAG GAGGCCATCATGAAGCCCCTTGACCACAAGAACCTGGACCTGGATGTGCCGTACTTTGCAGATGTTGTGAG caCGACAGAAAATGTAGCTGTCTATATCTGGGAAAACCTCCAGCAACTTCTTCCTAGAGGAATTCTTTATAAAGTAAAAGTGTATGAGACTGACAACAACATTGTAGTATATAAAGGAGAATAG
- the Pts gene encoding 6-pyruvoyl tetrahydrobiopterin synthase isoform X2 has translation MATGTTIKIDPVTGMVMNLTDLKEYMEEAIMKPLDHKNLDLDVPYFADVVSTTENVAVYIWENLQQLLPRGILYKVKVYETDNNIVVYKGE, from the exons ATGGCCACGGGCACAACTATAAAG ATCGATCCCGTTACAGGAATGGTTATGAATTTGACTGACCTCAAAGAATACATGGAG GAGGCCATCATGAAGCCCCTTGACCACAAGAACCTGGACCTGGATGTGCCGTACTTTGCAGATGTTGTGAG caCGACAGAAAATGTAGCTGTCTATATCTGGGAAAACCTCCAGCAACTTCTTCCTAGAGGAATTCTTTATAAAGTAAAAGTGTATGAGACTGACAACAACATTGTAGTATATAAAGGAGAATAG
- the LOC119809378 gene encoding placenta-expressed transcript 1 protein-like — protein sequence MAVLRSLLPQLGLLLCLALWLFSCLLLLVPVNRSISAVILKAMNQSSPSVGAWVGADQECNDTSVLYRVTSSNSSVVVATWIVPNSENGTKVSLQVFLALANRTAIRTPVTLEWRATPAPLTPTPKIPETSQTTTVTTAKTPAKTPAMTTEKTMSTAKTTTMAKTTTMAKTTTMAKTTTMAKTTTMAKTTARSLAVNALGSPLAGALHILLVFLISKLLF from the exons ATGGCTGTGCTCCGTTCCTTGCTGCCACAGCTGGGGCTGCTCCTGTGCCTGGCTCTTTGGcttttctcctgccttctct TGCTGGTTCCTGTGAACAGGTCCATCAGCGCGGTGATTCTGAAAGCAATGAACCAGAGCAGCCCCTCAGTGGGTGCCTGGGTTGGAGCAGATCAGGAGTGCAACGACACCAGTGTCCTATATCGAGTGACATCTTCCAACAGTTCCGTCGTCGTGGCAACGTGGATAGTTCCCAATTCTGAGAATGGGACTAAAGTCAGCCTGCA GGTCTTCCTAGCTTTGGCCAATCGCACAGCTATCAGGACACCTGTGACCCTGGAATGGCGAG CAACACCTGCACCCTTGACCCCCACCCCTAAGATTCCTGAGACCAGCCAGACCACAACTGTGACTACAGCCAAGACACCAGCCAAGACCCCAGCCATGACCACAGAGAAGACTATGAGTACGGCCAAGACCACGACTATGGCCAAGACCACGACTATGGCCAAGACCACGACTATGGCCAAGACCACGACAATGGCCAAGACCACGACTATGGCCAAGACCACAGCCAGAAGCCTGGCCGTCAACGCTCTGGGCAGTCCCCTTGCAGGTGCCCTCCACATCCTGCTTGTTTTTCTCATCAGCAAACTCCTCTTCTAG